Proteins encoded within one genomic window of Methanobacterium sp. Maddingley MBC34:
- a CDS encoding hypothetical protein (PFAM: Antibiotic biosynthesis monooxygenase), whose amino-acid sequence MIIVTATITGKPGKRDELIFRSQDVIKSTRQEQGNISYELLASTEDENVLLMFEKWENKEALDAHMQTEHFKAFGSAIGDLMAKELDITIYSAEEA is encoded by the coding sequence ATGATCATTGTGACAGCTACCATAACCGGCAAACCTGGTAAAAGGGATGAGCTTATTTTTAGATCTCAGGATGTAATTAAATCCACCCGCCAGGAACAGGGGAACATAAGTTACGAATTACTGGCCAGTACAGAAGATGAGAATGTTCTCTTGATGTTTGAAAAATGGGAAAATAAGGAAGCTTTAGATGCACATATGCAAACTGAACATTTCAAGGCATTTGGATCTGCAATTGGAGATCTTATGGCTAAAGAATTAGATATAACTATTTACTCTGCTGAAGAAGCATAA
- a CDS encoding hypothetical protein (PFAM: Antibiotic biosynthesis monooxygenase): MIIVNATITAKPGKRDELISKSQDLIKATRLEPGCISYNLYASTEDEDALVMIEQWENKEVLDTHMQTEHFKAFGVAIGDILAEELGIDLYSAEKV; encoded by the coding sequence ATGATCATAGTAAATGCTACTATAACTGCTAAACCAGGTAAACGAGATGAACTTATTTCCAAATCCCAGGATCTGATTAAAGCCACCCGTTTGGAACCGGGTTGCATCAGCTACAATCTTTATGCCAGCACTGAAGATGAAGATGCACTGGTAATGATTGAACAATGGGAAAACAAAGAAGTATTGGACACCCACATGCAAACTGAACATTTTAAAGCATTTGGTGTGGCTATTGGTGATATTTTGGCTGAAGAATTGGGTATTGATCTATATTCGGCTGAAAAAGTATAG
- a CDS encoding micrococcal nuclease-like nuclease (PFAM: Staphylococcal nuclease homolog), which yields MSFKYLLIIICILTVAVSGCTSHDLNPVNNSSVFFSNNSTTTVPTTTTSTSTGSSDQHVEVSGKCYKVVDGDTIDVEGAGRVRFVGVNTPERGEAGYQTAKDYVTRMCLGKTVGLDIDNAKNKDKYDRTLAVVYVDGVNVNQELLKKGYAEVMYIPPSEFNPYSWL from the coding sequence ATGAGCTTTAAATATCTTTTAATTATCATCTGCATCTTGACAGTAGCTGTTTCCGGTTGCACCAGTCATGATTTGAATCCAGTAAACAACTCATCAGTATTTTTTTCAAACAACAGCACCACAACAGTTCCAACAACCACTACTTCCACTTCTACTGGTTCCAGTGATCAGCACGTTGAGGTGAGTGGTAAATGCTACAAAGTGGTGGATGGAGACACCATTGATGTGGAAGGGGCGGGTAGAGTGCGCTTTGTGGGAGTTAACACCCCCGAGAGAGGAGAAGCAGGATATCAAACTGCTAAAGACTATGTAACCCGCATGTGCTTGGGTAAAACCGTGGGACTGGACATTGATAATGCCAAAAATAAGGATAAATATGACCGTACACTGGCAGTGGTGTATGTGGATGGTGTGAACGTTAACCAGGAGCTCTTGAAGAAGGGCTATGCTGAGGTTATGTACATTCCACCTTCGGAGTTTAATCCGTATAGCTGGTTATGA
- a CDS encoding hypothetical protein (PFAM: NurA domain), which yields MLDSLYEKALKKRDDIHKKLEGIEYSQVDASQQWIDYSIEENGLEVIIAAGDGSINKRKFLPFIFYAIDAEGIIHSSEGLKTIESSEIDIISHHKYVEDRLRSYMGIFEIKNALKMFNQYDIDLFLFDGSILGNLIRPFPIEKELKEQVKEIIREKYLPLLEEELKSSLSVEITSSKFVSKISNEFKDDTEAMIYLENLENLLVISELMKQNKKIVAISKTSTSTEYFNRKIPDIAIFDMYSKKQGYSKPRYSNVSEIKRDFQVRNDFLKSLTFTIFYARLDDHKNILKFELPYYATEEDIKDLLKSIKNISAEGYPLLLKKAHNDVVIRKNDLENLSKIMGFREKSGREMLNE from the coding sequence ATGCTGGATTCACTTTATGAAAAGGCTTTAAAAAAGAGAGATGACATCCATAAAAAATTAGAAGGAATTGAATACTCCCAAGTAGATGCTTCTCAACAGTGGATTGATTATTCAATAGAGGAAAATGGGTTGGAAGTGATTATTGCTGCAGGGGATGGCAGTATAAATAAACGCAAATTCCTGCCATTCATATTTTATGCCATTGATGCAGAAGGAATAATCCACTCATCAGAGGGTCTTAAAACGATCGAAAGCTCTGAAATTGACATCATATCCCACCATAAATATGTTGAAGACCGTTTAAGGAGTTATATGGGGATATTCGAAATTAAAAACGCCCTGAAAATGTTCAATCAATATGATATTGATTTGTTCCTCTTCGATGGATCTATCCTGGGCAATCTCATAAGACCTTTTCCCATTGAAAAAGAACTCAAAGAACAGGTTAAAGAGATAATAAGGGAAAAATATTTACCTCTTCTTGAGGAAGAATTGAAGAGCTCTTTATCTGTTGAAATAACTTCATCTAAATTTGTTTCTAAAATTTCCAATGAATTTAAAGATGACACTGAGGCAATGATCTACCTGGAAAACTTGGAAAACCTCCTGGTAATCAGTGAATTAATGAAACAAAACAAAAAGATAGTGGCTATATCTAAAACATCCACCAGTACTGAATATTTCAATAGAAAAATACCAGATATAGCTATATTTGATATGTACAGTAAAAAACAGGGTTATTCTAAACCAAGATATTCCAATGTTTCGGAGATTAAAAGGGATTTTCAGGTTAGAAATGATTTTCTAAAGAGTTTAACCTTCACCATTTTCTACGCCAGATTAGATGATCACAAAAACATTTTAAAATTTGAATTACCTTACTATGCCACAGAAGAAGATATAAAAGATTTGCTGAAATCCATTAAAAATATAAGTGCAGAAGGATATCCATTACTCTTAAAAAAAGCACATAATGATGTTGTAATACGTAAAAATGACCTGGAAAACCTTTCCAAGATAATGGGATTCAGGGAGAAGAGTGGGAGGGAAATGCTAAATGAATGA
- a CDS encoding theronine dehydrogenase-like Zn-dependent dehydrogenase (PFAM: Zinc-binding dehydrogenase) yields WKYSNFKDGVFGEYFHVNMADNNLAIQPEGMSDEAAVMIVDMLSTGFMGAENAAIELGATVAVLGIGAVGLSAIAGARLEGAGRIFAVGTRPISVEVAKKYGATDIISYKDGDTAEQILEATDGVGVDAVIVAGGHAEILLDAFKMAKAGSKIANINYFGKGQGEKDTVPIPRIDWGFGMADKDLITGLCPGGRTRMERLADLVTYDRVDPTLMVTHTFKGFDYIGEALELMREKPRDLIKPVVLLD; encoded by the coding sequence TGGAAATACTCCAACTTCAAAGATGGTGTATTCGGTGAATACTTCCACGTCAACATGGCAGACAACAACCTGGCAATCCAACCCGAGGGAATGTCTGATGAAGCAGCAGTTATGATCGTCGACATGTTGAGTACTGGATTCATGGGTGCTGAAAACGCAGCAATAGAACTTGGTGCAACAGTAGCTGTCCTCGGTATCGGAGCAGTAGGACTCAGTGCTATAGCCGGTGCAAGACTAGAAGGTGCAGGAAGAATATTCGCAGTTGGAACCAGACCAATCTCGGTTGAAGTGGCTAAAAAATACGGTGCAACAGATATAATCAGTTACAAAGATGGAGACACTGCAGAACAGATTCTAGAAGCAACCGATGGAGTGGGTGTTGATGCAGTAATAGTAGCTGGTGGTCATGCTGAAATTTTATTAGATGCATTCAAAATGGCCAAAGCAGGATCCAAAATTGCCAACATAAACTACTTCGGTAAAGGACAAGGTGAAAAAGACACAGTACCAATACCCCGTATAGACTGGGGATTCGGTATGGCCGACAAAGACCTGATCACAGGACTATGTCCTGGTGGAAGAACCAGAATGGAAAGACTGGCAGATCTTGTGACCTACGACCGTGTAGACCCAACATTAATGGTCACCCACACCTTTAAAGGCTTCGATTATATCGGAGAAGCTCTCGAACTCATGAGAGAAAAACCAAGGGACCTAATCAAACCAGTAGTCCTCTTAGATTAA
- a CDS encoding DNA repair exonuclease, which produces MQFAHLADTHMGYRQYGLTERETDFFEVFNQAIEEIVSERPDFAIHSGDLFEYSRPPTRALLTAQQGILKLKEEKIPIYAIAGNHDVVMRKNALPPQILYKDFGLKLISPKTPFYLEGNVFIGGAPYTSKYHSKQLVERLEGIEKSSKNYEKRILVLHQGIDRYIPYEYELKIGDVPKSFNYCAFGHIHERVVDDFGAGKLAYPGSTEIWRSNEVEGYKKNGKGFYLVDISGDIPEIENINLKLPREFIKETILASKLQEELSRINQYISSLQEKPILMVTVEGGDFNRSEVYETLNQTLSDSCLTVRPNYHPTTINSEPNPFENGKEALDIKKMIEHNLKDFNNTKVNELATGLLKELSDGDFKTAQTMAQNFYEDLYDH; this is translated from the coding sequence ATGCAGTTTGCCCATCTAGCTGATACCCATATGGGTTACCGTCAGTACGGACTTACTGAGAGGGAAACTGACTTTTTTGAAGTTTTCAACCAGGCAATTGAGGAAATAGTTAGTGAAAGGCCTGACTTTGCCATACACTCGGGAGATCTGTTTGAATATTCAAGACCACCAACCAGGGCATTACTCACCGCACAACAAGGTATTTTGAAGTTAAAAGAAGAAAAAATTCCAATTTATGCCATTGCAGGTAATCATGATGTTGTAATGCGTAAAAATGCACTGCCGCCCCAAATTTTATACAAAGACTTTGGTTTGAAACTAATCAGTCCCAAAACACCATTTTATCTGGAAGGGAATGTTTTCATAGGAGGCGCACCCTACACATCCAAATACCACTCCAAACAGCTAGTTGAACGACTGGAAGGTATTGAAAAATCATCCAAAAATTATGAAAAAAGAATTCTTGTGCTCCATCAGGGTATAGACCGTTATATTCCCTATGAGTATGAGCTTAAAATTGGAGATGTGCCTAAAAGTTTCAACTACTGTGCATTTGGACATATTCATGAGAGGGTAGTTGATGACTTTGGAGCGGGAAAACTGGCCTATCCGGGTTCCACTGAGATATGGCGCTCCAACGAGGTTGAAGGTTATAAAAAGAATGGTAAAGGATTTTATCTGGTGGATATCAGTGGCGATATTCCTGAAATTGAAAATATCAACCTCAAACTCCCCCGTGAGTTTATAAAAGAAACCATTCTGGCTAGTAAACTTCAAGAAGAGTTGTCCCGTATTAATCAGTACATCAGCAGTCTCCAGGAAAAACCCATACTCATGGTGACTGTGGAGGGAGGAGATTTCAACCGTTCTGAGGTGTATGAAACTTTAAACCAGACATTATCTGACTCCTGTCTTACAGTGAGGCCTAATTATCATCCCACAACCATTAACAGTGAACCAAATCCTTTTGAAAATGGAAAAGAGGCTTTAGATATTAAAAAAATGATTGAACATAATCTTAAGGATTTTAACAACACAAAAGTTAATGAACTGGCAACCGGCCTCCTGAAAGAGCTTTCTGATGGAGATTTCAAGACTGCCCAAACCATGGCCCAGAATTTCTACGAGGATTTATATGATCATTGA
- a CDS encoding putative ATPase (PFAM: HAS barrel domain; Domain of unknown function DUF87), which produces MNEIIGRCIGETSLVNVSFISKKMPRVGEYVSLKYDGKNVLGMIESLVRGSVSINDQIYDPLTIEKIKAIEGDDHYIRGSVKILGDIDDDLRIPRTPAPPGTEIQVADSEVLKKIFKMDKYGLKLGKLISQEEVGVEVDINRMVSRHLAVLAMTGAGKSNTVSVIVDGLLNVNGSVLIFDMHSEYVNTDFGTDKVNVIRPQINPLYLSFGEIKKLSNIPPNAYVQERYFLKAYKSARKSLMQGSPTGKDFIGLIQIKLEGWLAESEDPDAKSTNSADKKSIADVLNKLEHMRDKYGNILSLEAKDIIDSLKVGKANILDLGPVDEFASDVVVSHILRNVLASRKEFLRNGDGLEFPIFLILEEAHILAPQNRKTESKLWISRIAREGRKFSVGLCLVSQSPKSLDSDALSQANNMIILRLVEPTDQNHVQRASESLSDDLIAQLPSLNIGEAIILGLMTRIPTLVKIDEFQGKITGGDLNIVEEWSKSHQNQEKLLEEQKREYDDLGGDY; this is translated from the coding sequence ATGAATGAAATCATTGGAAGATGTATAGGAGAAACATCACTGGTTAATGTGAGTTTTATCTCCAAAAAAATGCCCAGGGTAGGGGAATACGTCTCCCTAAAATATGATGGAAAAAACGTGCTGGGGATGATCGAATCCCTGGTGAGAGGTAGTGTTTCCATTAACGATCAAATATACGACCCCCTGACTATTGAAAAAATCAAAGCCATTGAAGGGGACGACCATTACATTAGGGGTAGTGTTAAAATACTGGGGGATATTGATGATGACCTGCGCATTCCCCGAACACCGGCTCCCCCTGGAACCGAGATCCAGGTGGCAGATTCAGAGGTTTTAAAGAAAATATTCAAAATGGATAAATACGGTTTAAAACTGGGAAAATTGATAAGCCAGGAAGAAGTAGGTGTAGAAGTTGACATCAACAGGATGGTATCCAGACACCTGGCAGTTCTGGCAATGACCGGTGCAGGAAAGTCAAATACGGTATCAGTCATTGTGGATGGTCTTTTGAATGTTAATGGTAGTGTTCTGATATTTGACATGCACTCTGAGTACGTGAACACTGATTTTGGTACTGATAAAGTCAATGTAATAAGACCCCAGATCAACCCCCTCTACCTGTCATTTGGTGAAATCAAAAAATTATCGAACATACCACCCAATGCTTACGTTCAGGAAAGATACTTCTTAAAAGCGTATAAATCTGCACGGAAAAGCCTCATGCAGGGCTCACCCACTGGAAAAGATTTCATTGGATTGATCCAGATTAAACTGGAAGGTTGGTTAGCCGAATCCGAGGATCCAGATGCTAAATCCACCAATTCCGCAGATAAAAAATCAATAGCCGATGTTTTAAACAAACTGGAACACATGAGGGATAAGTATGGGAACATACTCAGCCTGGAAGCAAAAGACATCATTGACAGTCTGAAAGTGGGAAAAGCCAATATATTGGACCTGGGACCGGTGGATGAATTTGCATCAGATGTGGTGGTTAGCCATATTCTCAGGAATGTCTTAGCCAGTCGAAAAGAGTTTTTAAGAAATGGTGATGGCCTGGAATTCCCAATATTCCTAATCCTAGAAGAAGCACATATTTTAGCTCCTCAAAATAGGAAAACAGAATCGAAACTGTGGATAAGCAGAATAGCACGGGAAGGGCGTAAGTTTTCGGTGGGACTGTGTTTGGTGAGTCAAAGTCCCAAGTCACTGGACTCTGATGCCCTGTCACAGGCCAACAACATGATAATTCTCCGTTTAGTGGAACCAACCGACCAGAATCATGTGCAACGTGCCAGTGAAAGCTTGAGTGATGACTTAATAGCCCAGCTTCCTTCCCTGAATATTGGGGAAGCCATAATACTGGGTTTAATGACTCGCATCCCCACCCTGGTTAAGATAGATGAATTCCAGGGGAAGATCACAGGAGGCGACCTTAACATTGTGGAAGAATGGTCAAAATCCCATCAAAATCAGGAAAAGCTCCTTGAAGAACAAAAAAGAGAATATGATGATCTGGGAGGAGACTACTGA
- a CDS encoding ATPase involved in DNA repair (PFAM: RecF/RecN/SMC N terminal domain; Rad50 zinc hook motif) yields MIIESLHINNFKSHRNTRIEFDTGISIIIGGNGAGKSSILEAASFALFKQHTSKRIEQLITIGQKRMSVEIQFTANGRTYRVLRERTKTSSKAIMKIKEGGRFQSLVSGDKQVTLEVQNLLEMDGDLFLNAVYVRQGEIADLIDKTSSEKKQMIGRLLGIDSLEKAWKNLKVILDKYNERKIRLEGKIESFEDFETEFTAKKDKKRELALKIKDINLKREENIIESDLLQEKKEILDKRSMEFKNANTLLKSRKDFQDQLKKSRNDLEGQLNEIILKEEEITRIEPRLKKLDVLKSLAEKSKELKVLQKDKKGITTILNDIERFEKVLNENEQFYNEYSILDSEINNLQYAKDQFEGSRILIQQYTERKSKIEGKMKQSLEKIRDVLEKSNQVLGTSFASVEEFENHLSTFKPQLEVQIREASDSIQDIRRELSNLQVKNENLENPINELEQVKDQCPICKSDITPQKREELLADYQSEIEDNQEISWTLKVRLEELEAEKKILDSQQSNIQSINLGILKEYLKSVNDHQQEIDNINSNLQELQKKIVILENIEKDIEQNKLQLVSIKENYEKYLTASGSLESLGDYEEQMVKLDEINAPIRDLKKNISALMEIAGDSVENLPDEIAYLEQLSRKHQHLLGQVSQKESLVQRIDENQRQIQEINEELDQIQKVIDDLNYNLESHERVKMEWKLKNEELMELSGQKQLLVGQLDQLSNSIQEIEQKLDSLKKYEKELKNLKDFLKLLNIIRDLYSKDGVQKDLRNISRPLIEEKTRELFERFNFEYSDVRLDEDYDVTIYGPSGESSLDMISGGEKIAVALALRLGITQVLSGGSLEMIMLDEPTIHLDAYRRQELIDLLKKMSIIPQMIIVTHDADLEDAADNIMKIKKEDGVSFLVES; encoded by the coding sequence ATGATCATTGAAAGTCTTCACATTAATAACTTTAAATCTCACCGGAACACCCGTATCGAGTTTGATACAGGAATATCCATAATAATCGGAGGAAATGGTGCGGGTAAATCCAGTATCCTTGAAGCAGCGAGTTTTGCACTGTTTAAACAGCACACCAGTAAGAGAATTGAACAGCTTATAACCATTGGCCAAAAGCGAATGTCAGTTGAGATCCAGTTTACTGCCAATGGCCGGACCTACCGGGTACTGAGGGAACGGACAAAAACATCTTCCAAAGCCATTATGAAGATTAAAGAGGGTGGAAGATTCCAATCATTGGTTTCTGGGGATAAACAGGTGACTCTGGAAGTTCAAAACCTTCTGGAGATGGATGGAGATCTGTTCCTCAATGCAGTCTACGTCCGGCAGGGAGAAATAGCAGATCTCATTGATAAAACCTCTTCTGAAAAAAAACAGATGATTGGAAGACTTCTTGGTATTGATTCCCTTGAAAAGGCCTGGAAAAATTTAAAAGTCATCCTGGATAAGTACAACGAACGAAAGATAAGATTGGAAGGAAAGATCGAATCCTTTGAGGACTTTGAAACTGAATTTACTGCCAAAAAAGACAAAAAGCGCGAATTGGCCCTGAAAATTAAGGATATCAACCTTAAAAGAGAGGAAAATATTATTGAATCTGATCTTCTCCAGGAGAAGAAGGAAATTCTAGATAAACGGAGTATGGAATTTAAAAATGCCAACACACTCCTTAAATCCAGGAAAGATTTCCAGGATCAGCTCAAAAAAAGTCGAAATGATCTTGAAGGTCAGTTAAATGAAATTATCCTTAAAGAAGAGGAAATTACCAGAATAGAACCCCGGTTAAAGAAACTGGACGTCTTAAAAAGTCTTGCCGAGAAAAGTAAAGAGTTAAAAGTCTTACAGAAAGATAAAAAAGGAATAACCACTATTTTAAACGATATTGAACGTTTTGAAAAAGTTTTAAATGAAAATGAACAGTTTTACAATGAGTATTCTATTTTAGACAGTGAAATTAATAATTTACAGTATGCTAAGGATCAGTTTGAGGGAAGCAGGATACTAATTCAACAGTACACAGAAAGAAAGTCTAAAATTGAAGGAAAAATGAAGCAATCCCTTGAAAAAATAAGGGATGTTCTTGAAAAATCCAATCAGGTTTTAGGTACTAGTTTTGCTTCGGTGGAAGAGTTTGAAAATCACTTATCAACGTTTAAACCACAGTTAGAGGTACAGATCCGGGAAGCTTCTGATTCTATTCAGGATATTAGAAGGGAACTGTCTAACCTACAGGTCAAAAATGAGAATTTGGAAAACCCCATAAATGAATTGGAGCAGGTTAAAGACCAATGCCCCATCTGTAAATCAGATATAACTCCTCAGAAAAGGGAAGAGCTATTAGCAGATTATCAATCAGAAATAGAGGATAACCAGGAAATATCATGGACTTTGAAGGTGAGATTAGAGGAACTTGAAGCGGAGAAGAAAATTTTAGATTCTCAGCAATCCAACATTCAGAGTATAAATCTGGGAATCCTGAAGGAATACTTAAAATCAGTAAATGATCATCAACAGGAAATTGATAACATTAATTCTAATCTTCAGGAACTTCAAAAGAAGATAGTTATTCTGGAGAATATTGAAAAGGATATTGAACAAAATAAATTACAACTGGTATCTATCAAAGAAAATTATGAGAAATATCTCACTGCTAGTGGTTCTTTAGAGTCACTGGGAGATTACGAAGAACAAATGGTAAAGTTAGATGAAATCAATGCACCGATAAGAGATTTAAAGAAAAATATCAGTGCTCTTATGGAAATTGCAGGGGACAGTGTGGAAAACCTCCCTGATGAAATAGCCTACCTTGAACAACTGAGCCGGAAACATCAGCACTTACTGGGGCAAGTCAGCCAGAAAGAGTCCCTAGTTCAGAGAATTGATGAAAATCAAAGGCAGATCCAAGAAATCAATGAAGAATTGGACCAAATCCAAAAAGTGATTGATGATTTAAATTACAACCTGGAATCCCATGAAAGGGTTAAAATGGAATGGAAATTGAAAAATGAGGAATTAATGGAGCTGAGTGGCCAGAAACAGTTGTTGGTCGGACAACTTGATCAACTATCAAACTCCATTCAGGAGATAGAACAGAAACTGGATTCTCTTAAAAAATATGAAAAAGAATTGAAGAATTTAAAGGACTTTTTAAAACTTTTAAACATCATAAGGGATCTTTACAGTAAAGACGGTGTTCAGAAGGATTTAAGGAATATATCCAGACCACTTATTGAGGAAAAAACAAGGGAGTTATTTGAAAGGTTCAACTTTGAATACTCTGATGTGAGGTTGGATGAGGATTATGACGTGACCATCTACGGCCCCAGCGGTGAAAGCAGCCTGGATATGATCAGTGGCGGGGAAAAAATAGCAGTTGCCCTTGCCCTGAGATTAGGGATAACCCAGGTGCTCTCAGGAGGTAGTTTAGAGATGATAATGCTGGATGAACCCACCATTCACCTTGATGCCTACAGAAGACAGGAACTAATTGATCTGCTCAAAAAGATGTCAATTATACCCCAGATGATCATCGTTACCCACGATGCGGACCTGGAGGATGCTGCGGACAACATTATGAAGATCAAAAAGGAAGATGGTGTTTCATTTCTGGTGGAATCTTAA
- a CDS encoding dehydrogenase of unknown specificity (PFAM: short chain dehydrogenase) — protein sequence MENCYDLEGKVAVVTGASGGLGADAALAYAQNGADVALLARRKDRLEALAKEIESTGRKALAVQCDVANEASVENAIEKVINYFGKIDILLNNAGVAIRGGVCDLCVEDWDKGMDVNVKGIYLVSKHVIPHMIEKNYGKIVNTSSINSVAGDKNDVFIRHVYNASKAAVRGLTMGMACSYGKYGITINAVGPGLFESEMTADTLFKSDEFLEAYSRIVPLNRPAKKGELNGPILFLSSEASSYVTGQTIFVDGGFSVV from the coding sequence ATGGAAAATTGTTATGATTTAGAGGGGAAAGTGGCAGTTGTAACTGGTGCTTCAGGTGGTCTGGGAGCAGATGCAGCACTGGCATATGCACAAAATGGTGCGGATGTTGCTCTTTTAGCCCGGAGAAAAGACAGATTAGAAGCACTGGCAAAAGAAATTGAATCAACAGGACGAAAAGCTCTTGCTGTTCAGTGTGATGTGGCCAATGAGGCAAGCGTTGAAAATGCAATTGAAAAAGTCATCAACTATTTTGGAAAAATTGACATTCTCCTGAACAACGCGGGTGTAGCAATCCGTGGGGGCGTATGCGATTTATGCGTTGAAGACTGGGACAAGGGAATGGATGTAAATGTTAAAGGAATCTATCTGGTCTCAAAACACGTCATCCCACACATGATTGAAAAAAATTATGGAAAAATCGTGAATACCAGTTCCATCAACTCTGTGGCTGGTGATAAGAATGATGTATTCATACGTCACGTGTATAATGCATCAAAAGCAGCTGTTCGTGGTCTGACCATGGGTATGGCCTGTTCCTATGGTAAATATGGAATTACCATAAATGCGGTCGGTCCAGGCCTATTCGAATCCGAAATGACAGCTGATACTTTATTTAAATCTGATGAATTCCTGGAAGCCTACAGCAGGATTGTACCACTAAACCGTCCAGCTAAAAAAGGAGAATTAAATGGCCCAATCTTATTCCTCTCATCAGAAGCATCCTCATATGTAACTGGACAAACCATCTTTGTAGATGGTGGTTTTTCAGTGGTCTGA
- a CDS encoding UDP-glucose-4-epimerase (PFAM: NAD dependent epimerase/dehydratase family~TIGRFAM: UDP-glucose-4-epimerase), translated as MILVTGGAGYIGSHANKELNLAGYETVVLDNMSYGHQDFLKWGVFEEVDLGDTESIRNVFRKYEIEAVMHFAAFTYVGESVEDPQKYYLNNLRNTLNLFQVMNEFEVKKLVFSSTCATYGNPQKIPLTEDHPQNPINPYGQGKLMVEKVLKDYSRAYGLRYVSLRYFNAAGADPDGDVGERHDPETHLIPLILDAAAGKREDIKIFGTDYPTPDGTCIRDYIHVTDLADAHIKALKYLEAGGQSEVFNLGNGNGFSVREVIEEAKKVTGNQIKATETERRPGDPPILVGSSKKAREILKWQPKYDDLTKIITTAWEWHKKDNKM; from the coding sequence ATGATACTGGTAACTGGAGGGGCAGGATACATAGGCTCCCATGCAAATAAGGAGCTTAACCTGGCAGGATACGAAACTGTGGTACTGGATAACATGAGCTACGGACACCAGGATTTCCTGAAGTGGGGAGTCTTTGAAGAAGTGGATCTAGGAGACACGGAATCAATCCGAAATGTGTTCAGGAAATATGAGATAGAAGCAGTGATGCATTTTGCAGCATTTACCTATGTAGGGGAGTCAGTGGAAGACCCTCAGAAATACTACCTCAACAACCTCCGAAACACCCTAAACCTCTTCCAGGTGATGAATGAGTTTGAAGTGAAGAAGCTGGTTTTCTCATCCACATGTGCCACCTACGGAAACCCCCAGAAAATCCCTCTAACTGAGGACCATCCTCAAAACCCCATAAACCCCTATGGACAGGGGAAGCTCATGGTGGAAAAGGTTTTAAAGGACTACAGCCGGGCCTATGGTCTTCGCTACGTTTCCCTCCGTTACTTCAACGCAGCAGGTGCAGATCCAGATGGAGATGTTGGGGAAAGACACGATCCTGAGACACACTTGATACCACTCATACTGGACGCTGCTGCAGGTAAAAGAGAAGATATCAAGATTTTTGGAACCGACTACCCCACACCGGACGGTACCTGCATTAGGGATTATATACACGTAACTGATCTGGCAGATGCCCATATAAAAGCCCTCAAATACTTAGAAGCTGGGGGCCAGAGTGAAGTTTTCAACCTAGGAAATGGAAACGGATTTTCAGTCAGGGAAGTTATTGAAGAAGCGAAAAAAGTCACAGGTAACCAAATAAAAGCCACAGAAACTGAAAGAAGACCTGGTGATCCACCCATCCTGGTGGGAAGTTCAAAGAAGGCAAGGGAAATCCTTAAATGGCAACCAAAATATGATGATTTAACCAAAATCATTACCACTGCATGGGAGTGGCATAAAAAGGATAATAAGATGTGA